The Coccidioides posadasii str. Silveira chromosome 3, complete sequence genome contains a region encoding:
- a CDS encoding uncharacterized protein (EggNog:ENOG410PMUS~COG:K): MSDISGESDCSSPRVGASGPIAVVALIEQAGMAQSISSNGLTGSLTRPRLAVKRARDPPRNAGGQIYCDHPECRENAPVFRRPCEWNKHMDKHDRPYKCSNPDCAKLPGFTYSGGLLRHQREVHGMHTPQKRLMCPFADCNRSSGKGFTRQENLNEHLRRLHRGSQDLTVPPTPTSPPNSAKSLENGRLSALPIHSAMKRKRTSSESEHGSEDSGSNIQALRDEVVRLRSEIQQKDSRLDELERVVKELRQTIKRD; this comes from the exons ATGTCAGATATAAGTGGAGAATCTGACTGCTCGAGTCCGCGCGTCGGAGCTTCAGGCCCGATAGCAGTTGTTGCACTCATCGAACAAGCCGGTATGGCACAATCGATCTCCAGCAACGGCCTAACCGGAAGTTTAACCCGGCCCAGACTGGCCGTGAAACGAGCGCGCGATCCCCCCCGAAACGCAGGCGGTCAGATATACTGCGATCATCCAGAATGCCGCGAGAATGCCCCCGTATTTCGGAGGCCATGCGAATGGAA CAAGCACATGGACAAACACGACAGACCATATAAATGCTCTAATCCGGACTGCGCAAAATTGCCTGGATTTACGTATTCCGGTGGATTGTTGCGCCATCAGCGGGAAGTGCATGGAATGCACACGCCGCAGAAGCGGCTCATGTGTCCCTTCGCCGACTGCAATCGCAGTTCCGGGAAGGGATTTACACGACAAGAAAACTTGAACGAACATCTCCGACGGCTACATCGGGGGTCTCAAGACCTTACCGTGCCTCCTACGCCAACAAGCCCTCCTAACTCAGCAAAATCGCTGGAAAATGGGCGCCTTTCCGCGCTCCCGATTCACTCAGCCATGAAGAGGAAGCGAACATCGAGCGAATCCGAACACGGCTCGGAAGACAGCGGGTCTAATATTCAGGCGTTGCGCGATGAAGTGGTGCGCCTGAGATCCGAAATACAACAGAAAGATTCCCGACTTGACGAACTCGAGAGAGTTGTGAAGGAGTTACGCCAGACGATTAAGCGTGATTGA
- a CDS encoding uncharacterized protein (EggNog:ENOG410PPR6~COG:V~BUSCO:9616at33183), with amino-acid sequence MGIDSTRITPSSSDRYLCMGYGMHGPDCNTHWLDLVNLRPLEPPESHDYPPGLYTCTQFFQSLGKDTFTSPCPGFHWEYSLRRQAQRVLPFLYLGPTSMARNIEFLKREGITLVYAIRSRHISHDVIVNADKTAMAAGIESDRINVEDYNELIKMFPDAIRRINNHICCCPEHSSPPGPAEKKVLVFCETGNERSATLIAAYLMVMYNLRLYAALGQVQARRLCVNIDYPVREVLWSFESILQAQRDVSKVSRLPPSSGIYGTNGFKRGHSSIHESEAVQDPGNDHDMDMVDDEHPAKRRNVENTHSNGLLPN; translated from the coding sequence ATGGGGATCGACAGCACTCGCATCACCCCATCCTCCTCAGATCGATATCTTTGCATGGGATACGGCATGCATGGACCAGATTGCAATACACATTGGCTGGATTTGGTTAATCTTCGCCCTCTCGAGCCGCCAGAATCGCACGACTATCCTCCCGGTCTCTACACATGCACCCAGTTCTTTCAATCGCTTGGCAAAGATACCTTCACAAGCCCATGCCCCGGGTTCCATTGGGAATATTCACTGCGTAGACAGGCCCAACGGGTGCTTCCCTTTCTATACCTTGGTCCTACTTCCATGGCCCGGAATATTGAATTCTTAAAGCGGGAGGGGATCACTCTTGTTTATGCGATCCGCAGTAGACACATTTCCCACGACGTTATTGTCAACGCGGACAAGACCGCGATGGCAGCAGGAATAGAGTCCGACCGTATCAATGTGGAGGACTACAACGAGCTTATCAAAATGTTTCCTGACGCCATTCGCCGCATTAATAACCATATTTGTTGCTGTCCAGAGCATTCCAGCCCACCTGGCCCGGCAGAAAAGAAGGTCCTAGTCTTCTGTGAGACTGGCAACGAACGATCAGCTACCTTGATTGCTGCATACCTAATGGTGATGTACAACCTTCGCTTGTATGCGGCCTTGGGACAAGTTCAAGCACGGCGACTCTGCGTCAATATCGATTATCCTGTTCGAGAAGTGCTTTGGTCGTTCGAAAGCATTTTGCAGGCACAGAGAGACGTTTCCAAAGTCTCGCGACTGCCACCCTCAAGTGGTATATATGGTACGAATGGGTTTAAACGTGGCCATTCTTCGATCCATGAAAGCGAAGCAGTGCAAGATCCTGGAAACGATCATGACATGGATATGGTTGACGATGAGCATCCCGCAAAACGCCGGAACGTGGAAAATACCCACAGCAATGGGTTACTACCAAACTAG
- a CDS encoding uncharacterized protein (SECRETED:SignalP(1-23)) codes for MAAARFLLRLFILSSLFAVCTLAAEDGDGLIFGDSRRRPEIRSRGRSSFGRMARRPNRLDMFQGDHDGRAATTSTTIAITPENQVDNSAPCSPPKQARGIIPVPRIPKPATPPPPPRFPGPHGRPRPIIPEFPSSPDPPRSPKSPKSPKSSDRPESPETGGDGPSSTSDQENPLPRPTSNNFGGSGSNFRSDRQVTNVGNTLNLQHAVLVLALMATGAMAAV; via the exons ATGGCAGCGGCACGGTTTCTTCTCCGTCTTTTCATTTTATCTTCGCTCTTCGCTGTATGTACCCTTGCAGCTGAGGATGGCGATGGCCTTATCTTCGGGGACTCTCGTCGAAGACCAGAAATTCGATCTCGCGGCCGGAGCAGCTTCGGTCGGATGGCTCGACGGCCCAATCG ACTCGATATGTTCCAGGGGGATCACGATGGCAGAGCAGCAACTACATCAACAACCATAGCTATCACCCCAGAAAACCAGGTAGATAACTCGGCACCGTGTTCACCGCCAAAACAAGCACGTGGCATCATCCCCGTGCCCCGCATACCCAAACCCGCTACTCCACCACCGCCGCCTCGGTTTCCTGGGCCTCACGGAAGACCGCGCCCCATCATTCCTGAGTTTCCTTCGTCTCCCGATCCTCCTAGATCTCCCAAGTCTCCAAAGTCTCCCAAATCTTCGGACCGTCCCGAATCTCCGGAGACTGGAGGGGACGGTCCTTCTTCTACCTCTGATCAGGAGAACCCGTTGCCGAGACCTACAAGCAACAACTTTGGCGGGTCCGGATCGAATTTTAGATCGGACAGACAGGTTACTAACGTGGGAAACACGTTGAATCTCCAACACGCAGTTTTGGTGCTCGCTCTGATGGCGACCGGGGCGATGGCTGCTGTGTAA